In Amaranthus tricolor cultivar Red isolate AtriRed21 chromosome 3, ASM2621246v1, whole genome shotgun sequence, a single window of DNA contains:
- the LOC130808716 gene encoding gibberellin-regulated protein 12-like, translating to MANSLSFSIVLIFLVFSIISFDVSKAGGEGSLTIDQCPGACAYRCSNTQYRNACLEFCNKCCDKCLCVPSGTYGHKEECPCYNNWKTKEGGPKCP from the exons atggcCAATTCTCTGAGTTTTTCTATTGTCCTCATTTTCCTAGTTTTTTCCATCATTTCTTTTGATGTCTCCAAG GCTGGTGGTGAAGGTTCACTAACAATAGATC AATGTCCAGGTGCATGTGCTTATCGATGTTCAAATACACAATATCGAAATGCATGTTTAGAGTTTTGCAACAAATGTTGTGACAAATGTTTATGTGTTCCATCGGGAACGTATGGGCATAAGGAAGAATGTCCATGCTATAACAATTGGAAAACCAAAGAAGGCGGTCCCAAATGTCCTTGA